The Clarias gariepinus isolate MV-2021 ecotype Netherlands chromosome 26, CGAR_prim_01v2, whole genome shotgun sequence sequence tatgacaaaaaaaaacactaaaaatgaATACTTTTTATCACtgaaatgcaataaaaacagaaattcttACAGACATCTTTTGATCAACTAACTGTCAATATACCGATTGAAGACAGAGGCAGTGTACGAGTGTAAAGAATGAAGCGCTTGCTGTCAGTGTGTTACAGCTCCGAAAGTGGCATTTTGACATTCTGACAGACAATTACTGtggatttgatttttttgtgaGTGCTCAGATCCATTTCGCATGCACTCATGATGAACCGTCTGTGTGCGGGGTGCAGGCCATGGGAAACGTTCAAGAGGTCCGCAAAGTTTCTTCTAGAGGAAGCTCAAAGAGCCATGTGACTCTGAAATTTCGTCTCTTGAATATCTGTAATTAGTCCTGTGCTCAGGGGGTCTTCATGATTCTTCACACTCAAgtgaacaacaaaaaataacagTCACTTTTAGGTAgcttaaacatgttaaaataaaatcactcaTTGTGACAACAAAGAAGTATCTAAAAGGCAATAAAatcattttgttaaatttatgagTAAATTGTCACAGATGTCTAACATTCAGGAATattttgttaacatttttgATATAACATTcaggaatattttttattttgatgaattaaaaacattaaagctACTTTACAGTTTCCAtactatttataatataatacagtctcaaaaataaatataagtgtCCCTTTCAGTGTCCCTTTCGGTCTATGTGGTGTACTGTTAAGCTTTTGGAGGAAATCTTTAATGGGTCatcagtgatgtatttttaattattttttagggTTATGAATATACAGAGTAAAAGCTGCAGTTTATTACCTATATTTCTAAAACTGTACATTgaatgatattaataataatattattattattattattaataataataatgtattaaatcaATATCAAGATTGTTACTTAGGATTAATTACTGCCCATAAAATAAGCatccttaaaatatttatgtaaggattttatatatatatatatatataaaatatctatatataatgaattttttcttttatatttttggcaCTTGAATGATGGATATCCCATTTTAATATATCTATCACATCTCCTAGTCAGGCATGGCAAAGTCGATCACATCCCTTATCTGATTTCTATGAAGATTTCTTGTCAGCATATCTTCTAGTACATCAACTATTAAACATGCAGTAGAAGAAAGGGTGTGATACTCCTTTCCTTCATCCATAATAGAAATGCAATAACTAAATCATTGGAGGACAAATGGCACGAGAGCTAAACCTGAATTTTTTGTGCAAGCTGGTCCAAATTAGCACTTTGTTGCACCTCTGGGAGTAGTGCTTAAGCGGATATGCTCTCAGGGGCGCAGGTAGTTTTGCCAAAGTTAAACTGTAGCTCATGACCTTACATACAGCAATAAAGTGAACTAGTGAATATCCCAAGGCTAGCTGCaggaaaaaaagttgtttatttgtatggagtgttaaaaatatgaaatgtaaCTTGACAAATAGCAGGTCATTTATCAACCTAGGAGAAAGGAAGCGGGCTGCTAAATGAAGCATGTTTATATTGATattgtttatatacattttcaagTACACCTCATTGTTTTCTGAAATTATAAACAGAGAATATAAGATATAATATTTAAGATATCATaagtatacatatacacattatatatacaccgatcagccaaaGCTTTATGACTAGTGGCAGGTAaaatgaataacattgattatctcgtTACAATGGCatctggaagtgggtgggatacaTTAGGCAgtaagtgaacattttgtctCTAAAGTTGatgtgtgtaaagcagaaaaaaactCTGGTAGGTGTAAGAATTTGAGCAATGTTGACAAGAGCCAAACTGAGATGTCcagacgactgggtcagagaaactccaaaactgcagctcttttgGGACGTTCCCAGtttgcagtggtcaggacctaccaaaagtggtccaaggaaggaaaaccagtgaaccaaaagtggtcaggacctaccagaagtggtccaaggaaggaaatCGGCTCATTAAAGCTGATGTGATGCTTTGGACAACCTAAGGGCCTGCcgttcatgtggatgttactttgacacgtaTCACCCACCTAAATATCGTTGTGACCTCCAgattctccagatctcaatacaattgaaaaacaaatctgatccaTGGATACCTCACTGGTGAAGTGAATGACGTTGATTTTCTTGTTACAATGGCACCTGTCAAGTTATGCAGTTTTCAAAGTTTACAaagatgtgttggaagcaggaaaaatgggcaagggTAAGGATCTGAGTGACGGATGTGGACCTAATTTTGAAAGCTACATGACTGGGTCAGACTGGGTCATCTTTAAAATGGCGGGTCTTATGAGGTGTTCCCAGTGTGCAATGGTTACTACCTACTAAAAGAGATCAAAAGAAGAACAACTAGTAAATCACTTATatgatcatgggcacccaaggctcagtTATTTGCGTGGATAGCAAAGTCTAGCCCATCTCATCTGATCCCATAGAAGAACTACAGTGGCAAAAATTGCTAATGAGGTTTATGCTAGCTATGATAGCATGACACATTGTATCACAGTTtgctttgtacagtatatggggcCATGTATCTGCACACTGGTCAGCATGCCAATGAACACGTACAGTACCCGgccatccacatgatgtaaaataaaacaagtctCATCAGATCACGCCACCTTCTTCCTTTGGTCCAGTTCATGCTGCAATGCACTGTGGGTTCTGAAACCTTTCTATTATAACAGTAACTTTTAGAGCAATTTGGGCTACAGAAGCTCTTCTGTGGGATTAGACCAGAAGTTCTAGCCTTGTAAgaagataatcagtgttatccACTTTACCAGTCAGTGGTTTTAAGGTTATTACTGTTCAGTGTGTATACTTATAATatctttagaaaaaaattttttttcaggaattagGAATAAAGAGATACTGATGTTGCTGTTCCTACCTTATGTCCCCGCAATCTGGGTATACTGCGCCTGACCTCATTTTCATGGTGGGTCTTGCAAACCAGTGTGGCTTTCTCTTCCCTAGAAAGCCAGCAGAGCAATAGGCAAAGGTATGTTTGGGGCTCAAGGGGAAGTCAGCTGGAATGAAAACCAGAGTGAGTCACATCTTGTCGTTAGCCCAATACACATGACACAGTGGGACTTGAGAGTGTTTAGTTACATGCTGTTGACATGTAAGAACAGCAGTTGTGCCGACCTATGGttaaaacaaatcagaaaaatgtTTGGGACGTAGAAAGCACATATATTTTGCCCCAAATCTTTCTAATGCTACAGACagtttaaaaggtaaaagtatTATTTGCTATTTTTATCACAGAAATCAGTAATAAAGGATTCAAGAATACTAATGTCCATACCAGAAGAGGGATATGTGATCTGTCCTGTCAGGTTTCTACcatctgttattttcttcttgGCGTCTTTTGAGGCTTTCCATTTGATCAAGAACTGCCTAGACACCTCGGTTATCTCCTTCCCATCAAGTTCTCCTAAATAGTAGAGATAAAtagatgttttgtttaaaaacacaacacataGATGATAGTTATATCTCACATATAAGCAACCACAAAGGTTAGGTAAAGAGAGCTCTAAAATGCTTTCAGgacaataatatacagtactgtaaaggTTTAGGCAATAAAAACCATACTACATACTTCATCAGTGCATAATCAAATAGGGATTTTGATGTTCTTTGCTCTTACCCAAGCTTTTACACGCAGTTATTAGTCTGTCTCTGTATTTAGGTTTTTGACAAACAGGATTTCCATGCAAATCCATTTGATGCAGTTGAGGCCATTGGCTAAACACCATCTCCAATTCCTGAAAAGAGaacattaaattaatgttttattacctCAGTTTAGGAAAATGTTAAATTCTAGTTAAGATGTAATTCATTTAGATGCAACAACAATTCCAGGGAATACTGTTGTCCAAAATCAGGATTCTCAAAGAGCGTGTAGGTAGCAGCTTTAGTTACTTATGAAAATGAATGTGTAAACAAAACACTGGCTTGCTTTAATAAATACTGTCACTCGAACTAACAAGTTCCCTGGGGCAGTAGCCCTCAAGCATGTTGCCCACGAAGTATGTTTATCTAAAGACACATTAATCCAACGTGGAAATATGAATACTCTTTGGACACACTCTGATTGTTCGTTGCTTTCCTGTCTCTACCAAAGTACTTCCACTTTTCAGTCCGCATGCAATCAAGTCTAGCGGGACCCCAGTGAGCGGTGCGCTCTCAGGCTTTGATAAATGATCGTGTCAGGGCCGTCACTCAGAGGGCTTGGCTGGGAACTGCCCAGCACTAAATTGCTCTCCCATGCCGTACGAGTGCTGAATCCTACCCTGACTCGGGTCTTCTCCAGATTCACACTGTACTAATGATGGCCAGTTATGAACCTGTATTTGACCAGCGCTTCAATTCCCCATCGGCACCCGTCTGGCCACGCGCCACTAACAGCCTCTGCAGATTCCCATTTGTCACTCGACTGACTGCTTGTCATAATCTCTTTTAAAAATCCATAATGTTTCCTGTGAATTCCCACTGAACTGTGCAAAGCAGAAATCAATCCTTTGGGCTCTGTCTATTCTGAATCAATACTGGCCAAGAGGTTGTATAAATTAAAGTGGATATCTGCTAAACATGACACATGTATCACAATTATCTCAAGTGCCTCTGAGGCCTGGCCTGAAGTTACTGTGTACTGTTATACTACAAGGTGTTTGCATTCATTCCACATTTCTACAAAGAGCATGTCTATATACACCAAATTGGCATCTCTAAAAAATAGTTTCAAAGAGGTTACATTTCATCCCTACTAGGGCCTCTTACAAGAGGAAACTTAATTTGCAAAGTTATTCTCTCATACAAATCTGGAGTTAGAGTGTCAGATGTGCAATGTGGAATAAAATAAGTCTAGTGAGGAAGGAGGAAAACTTTCGCTTGTTAAAGTTGTCAGCAAAGGTGGTCCCTGGAGACCTAGCTCACTGATTTGTTGAATAATTTGAACCCTGTGTAAGTCTGTACACTGGGAACTGGTGAGAGAATCTGCGggatttgttgttttattattttcttttttgtatcccatttaaaataaatatacatgtaaTAGTACatataaatatcaaataaacacaaaatatgtcAGCCTTTGACATAAAACGCATAGGTTCCATTCTGTTCCATTCTGTTCTTTCTTGCATTATGTTTAGACAaaacatgtaataaaaaaaaaacaatcaaatgcaTCGTTACCTGTATATCATCTAGCTGATTATCTGCAGCATGTAAATGTGTCAGTTTGTTAAGAATGGCCAGATCCAGTATCTCatcaatgttgttgttgttaatattcAAAACACATAATGACCCCTGCAAAGAACATGAAGTTAGAATGAGctcctttaaataataaactcaaAAATAGCTTCtcaagcaataaataaatgaatatagaAGGCTTTTGGGGGAAGATCTGCTGCATCTACCTATCATTATTAAGATAAACAAAATTGGTGTATTTGCAGTTTGTTTACTGAAGTCCAAGGCTATAAACAGTTTCCGTTAAAGTAAGTGGACACAGAGAGCCCTTTACTATCAGTACACAATAACGGCTTTAATATGAATCTGGCCGATGTAaaagcttctttaaaaaaaagaaagaaaaaaggcgCATATACATAGATTTAGATACACAAATAAAGGTTCTTATGTTCCCAGTATCTTTAACATAAAAAGAGAGTCCAGGTCTCCAGAGTGTGAGCTGCGTTCTGCCTTGAGCTTCTCACCGACAGGCCGTGGAGGGTACGAGGGTCAAAGAGCAGCTTCTCTCCTGGTTGGAGCCTCTGGCCTTCAATGTGCAGCTCCTTCAGCTCTCTCAATTGCTCCAAACCCTCGACCAGCGTAATGTTGTTGCCCCCAAGAAACctgacaaaaataaacagataatcATGGTTACCTAGAAATGCTGCTGCACTGACTTATTATGGAAGCATacatttgtatgtatatatatatgttatataagcatacatttaccaaaaaaaaatctgtatctaAATTTTCATGAATAATACTtactaaataatacaaaatgatTAAGCTTACAATTTACACTTACAATTTGGAGAGCTTCCGCAAGCATGACAAGTTCTCTATCTGAGTGATCTTGTTGTTTTGCATATACAAGTGTGTGAGAGCAGAAGCAAAATTCAGGTTGCAGATGCGTGTGATCTGGTTGTCATACAAGTAGAGAACTGTAAGGCTTCTGCACATGGAAAGGTCATCCTGTGAGGAGGCACGGGACAGAAAAttatttgaaaaagaaatggTATTGTAACAAAAGGATTTAGTTAGAATACTTACAATATCATCAATGTTCTTGTTTGAAAAGTTGATATGCGTTAATTTCTTGAGATAACCTTGAATTGAGGACTTTGTCTTGGATTTAAGGCGATTGTTAGATTTAACAATCAGATCTACAGTCAGGCGAACCATGGCAGCTGGAGGGAGGAGTTTTAGTGCTTTCCTGGAAAAATAAGGCGGGTAATAGATacattgcaaaaaatatatCGTAGATCAAGAGAAGGCGCAAGTCTAAAAATGTCATTAACTGGTAGTTATCGATACACTgttgattattatattattttaaaaaatatatgaggttAAATTTCTGTGGAAAAGCATCCACTGTCATACTCCGATAATTAACATCATGGTGTGTTGACCCTGGAATCACTGTCAGCTGAGAGGCCAAAGGTGAATTAAACACTTGGGCTGACTGTGACCTGACCTATCATCATACAGAAAGCAGCACTATACGctatataaagaaaaactgtCTCAATTCCCTTGAGGCTTTTCATTATATATCTCTGTGACTATGGGACATCTGCCTGCTAGGtctttattttagaaaaactttTGAAACGACCAGAGTAGTCTTTGCACAAACTTCCAGAGTGACTTTGAAGCAAGGTCTAAGAGCTGCTTTGTCTCTAGTATGTAATTTGTCAAGCAAGAGAAAGAGGTGGACGGTGTGACTGCACTCAGGCTTAGAGTATGAGGTTATAAAGAGACGCCCTGTGAAGTCAGAAGTAATGGTTCCCTATAGGACAAAATCGACTGATGTAAAAAGATAGAGAGTTTATCTAATTTAGCTAACGACAGTGTATCCctatggtaaaaataaaaagagatgaAACAGCCAGGTTATCTATATTGTGTCAGAAATGTTGCCTACCTCGACCTTTGTGTACGCAGAACGATAGCAGCCcttttatataaacacaaatgcacacaattAAGAGTTAGCTTATTTGCCCTCAGACCAAACCGCTATGTTTACGGAAGTGCGAGGTACTGTTGCCATGGATACGCGACGCCAAGCCAGGCTTCGGCACCACGTGTGAGCGCATTGCGTTCACGATTAATGGAAATCCGAAATATTCACGCATAACTGTACAATAGGATATTTTTGCTCcgtgtgattatttattttttgttacatttttattttatgtgtatttcgttttattttttatttttaaattttctttttttcttagtttttattCTTTCCATATGATAATTTTTTCACAAGTTTAATGATATGATAATATGATTTTTccctacattatttatttattttcatatgatTCATTCTCACATGACCTTCATCCTATTTATATTCACCTGCAATTTTTagataattcattcatttttattcacttttttatgtgattttctttttaaacatgattaTAACACTATATATTTCATCTTTTCCAAACTATTCATACTTTCAAACTATACACTTTCCCCACACATTTCACTTATGGGTCATTGTACAAAAACGGTGCAAAGTGCGGTCACACAGATGCCAAAATCATttagattaaaatataaaaatatagtagCCTATGTACTTTCAAtcatgaaatatatttttttactttgatgtttaatatttaatgtataatttttgCCAAGGTGAAGTTCAAGGAAATGTCTTGTCACTAAGATCATATAGCTATGGAAGTGGAACCACATACTTTTCATaccaccctgtccagagtgtacgctgccttgtgccctaagtctccttggctccaggcctccagcgacactatatacaggataaagcattatagatgagtgtgtgagtgagtgattctACCTTTTCTGTAGAATGACCCTTATTTTCACACAATTGTTTTTTACCTGATTATTCTCTGCAAGTCACTTATTTTCACaatttacttatttacatataaaaaatgtttacatatcACTCTTTTTGCAcgtgtgtttgtttgggtttATTTTCATATCGGTCATGTTTTCACATGTATTAAGATATTTTCACTTAAATCACTTTTTCTTTATGTGATAACATGTAATGTCCACatgtgtttatgtataaaaacGTATAAAATTCACATGAGCAATTTCAGGGCAACTCATGATGATCACACATTGCTCGTCATATGTTAAAACGATATAAGTTAtcatatgtaatttttttatgtacttgAAAATATAGATTTCAGTTAGGAAAGGTGGCCTTTATGCTTTAAGGTTTGTGAGCATTGCcacattaaaacttttactttatagcaaataaacaaattatacgTATGACTTATGACAATTTTGGGGGTTTAATAGCCGAGTAGTCTGGCATCAAGGAACATAcccaaaacaaaagaaagtaaattactttaattattGGCATGTTattttccagaaaaaaaaatatataaaatatgaaatcatTCAATGTTAAGGCAAATTGtactgaataaaataaataaattaaataattaataaaaaaaaatatgaattaaaattagTATTCTTTTTATAATGGCCTGATCTATTTGAGGCATGgactcctgaaaaaaaaaatcttcattaaTTCTCAATCAACCTTCTAGAATAGTTGTTTACAGATCAGCTTTGCAGGATTGAGTCTTGGCATGGTCCAATTTTCACCCAAAAAATTTTTATCTGGTTGAGATCTGAACTATTTTCTTAGTAATTATGCCTTTTCTGAAGAACACCTTAACGCATTTCGCTCAGTGGCCAgatgcattatcatcctgatagaaATGACTTCATCCTCAGACCAATATTCTATAAATACGTTGAGAAAGATGTCCAAAATGTCAATGTGCACCTGTGTATCATCCGTTGAGGTAATGATTGCCAAAACATCGAGCATAATTTCTTTGGCCAGTGCTCATCTGTGCTTTATCTTTATTCTATGATCAGCTCTTTCACCTAATGTTCTTATCTTCGGTTTAGGTGTAAAGGCGCATTTTCTTTTGATCTGTCTATATGTAAATACAATGTCATTTAGCTGATTTCAGTTTGCGGTTCAATTTATAGTTCATAAAACTTATACTGTAAAGCGACCTTGGGTATtttgaaaggcgctatataaaactgagatattattattattattataaacttcTGTTTCCACCCATTCCCAGaagaataatatataataaaatgatgctgGGATAACACTGAGTGAACGACCCCAAAAGAATGTTACAAATACAACCTAAAAACAACTGAATATCAACATTTATGTTTATGCTGCTTATTGTCTATTTGCACAACATCTGACTATCTGTAGTCTATTAAACTTATAGTGTGAGTGCAGAATTCCTGACTGGAGAATGGAACGAACGTAACACTCACCTTCTGAGTGTTGTAGCATGATCTCTCTGTTTAATAAATTTCTTaccttttggaaaaaaattacGGCTTCCAAGTGAAGCGAAAACAATGTTAGCAATAGCAGCACTAAGAGGCAAATTAGATGTATGGAGTTAAAAGTGCAgtacaaagttttaaaaattagtTAACGATATTGCTCAGTTGAGGTTAAGGAACACAGCTCCAGACAACAGTAACGACAAGGGGATGTGGGGCTCAAACCTAATGAGCAACGCAGAGCCTCAACcgcctgagccaccagtgcctcGATAAGTATCtacactactgtactgtaatatgggGTTCATATGACAGCCAAGCTGCAAGACATCTGGTTTCACAGAACAGATCTCTCACGTTTAatgcattatttctttttctttaatttttttagctgCTTCACGATTTAATGGTTTGGTAAATTGCAGTGttctaggatttttttttacatgaaaaaaggttttactgtgcttgttttttttgacaaagCTATATACAATATGTGCATTTACTAGCCTCAGCAGCAGGTTCTTGGTTGACTGGTATTTGAGCATTTAGTGTTTTCACCACTGTGTTCTAGACCCAGGttatttctagaaaaaaaacttgcagcagcagtattatttttttactggatatttttcagtttttgaaAGTTGTTTCAAAgtcatttttttcaacattttgttgGGGTTtgattcaattcagttcaattcaattttatttgtatagcgtttttaacaattgtcattgtcgcaaagcagctttacacaatccaaaggattatttaagtttgtatgaaatgtgaatgtgtatgaatcaaaatggtcagatagtccctgatgagcaagccgagggcg is a genomic window containing:
- the ppp1r42 gene encoding protein phosphatase 1 regulatory subunit 42 isoform X1 codes for the protein MVRLTVDLIVKSNNRLKSKTKSSIQGYLKKLTHINFSNKNIDDIDDLSMCRSLTVLYLYDNQITRICNLNFASALTHLYMQNNKITQIENLSCLRKLSKLFLGGNNITLVEGLEQLRELKELHIEGQRLQPGEKLLFDPRTLHGLSGSLCVLNINNNNIDEILDLAILNKLTHLHAADNQLDDIQELEMVFSQWPQLHQMDLHGNPVCQKPKYRDRLITACKSLGELDGKEITEVSRQFLIKWKASKDAKKKITDGRNLTGQITYPSSADFPLSPKHTFAYCSAGFLGKRKPHWFARPTMKMRSGAVYPDCGDISVKNHEDPLSTGLITDIQETKFQSHMAL
- the ppp1r42 gene encoding protein phosphatase 1 regulatory subunit 42 isoform X2: MVRLTVDLIVKSNNRLKSKTKSSIQGYLKKLTHINFSNKNIDDIDDLSMCRSLTVLYLYDNQITRICNLNFASALTHLYMQNNKITQIENLSCLRKLSKLFLGGNNITLVEGLEQLRELKELHIEGQRLQPGEKLLFDPRTLHGLSGSLCVLNINNNNIDEILDLAILNKLTHLHAADNQLDDIQELEMVFSQWPQLHQMDLHGNPVCQKPKYRDRLITACKSLGELDGKEITEVSRQFLIKWKASKDAKKKITDGRNLTGQITYPSSGRHNCCSYMSTACN